Proteins from one Telopea speciosissima isolate NSW1024214 ecotype Mountain lineage chromosome 1, Tspe_v1, whole genome shotgun sequence genomic window:
- the LOC122655781 gene encoding uncharacterized protein LOC122655781 → MADQSSPIVNSTTISPTSTAPPTLGLGAHHFLSIKLNSTNYIYWKTQVVPYLIGQRIYDYVYGDKPCPDDPEKATEWHVQDAALMSLLITSLDKDALPLAGGRLASKEVWYTLTAAFNNPNTPRLLALNFTLQNLVHKHDATISQFLHRAKELFDELVAAEKPLPTEDFNIHIFQSLREEY, encoded by the coding sequence ATGGCCGATCAAAGCAGCCCCATTGTGAACTCCACCACCATTTCCCCAACCTCCACTGCACCTCCAACACTTGGTTTGGGTGCCCATCATTTTCTCTCTATCAAGTTGAACTCCACCAATTACATCTATTGGAAAACGCAGGTTGTTCCTTACCTGATCGGACAACGCATTTATGACTATGTTTATGGTGATAAACCATGCCCCGATGATCCCGAGAAAGCAACGGAATGGCATGTTCAAGATGCCGCCCTCATGAGTCTCCTTATCACCTCTCTCGACAAGGATGCTTTACCCTTGGCTGGTGGTCGTCTTGCCAGCAAAGAAGTCTGGTACACCCTCACTGCAGCCTTCAACAATCCCAACACCCCACGCCTGCTTGCCCTCAATTTTACACTTCAAAACTTGGTGCATAAACATGATGCAAcaatttctcaatttctccATCGAGCAAAGGAACTTTTCGATGAACTTGTTGCCGCCGAAAAGCCGCTCCCTACAGAAGACTTCAATATTCACATCTTCCAGTCTCTTCGAGAAGAGTATTAA